A part of Brachybacterium faecium DSM 4810 genomic DNA contains:
- a CDS encoding HNH endonuclease (PFAM: HNH endonuclease), whose protein sequence is MDATNSDGPRPGGDDPRRDAAARPVDVLDTVASTLTEIEASAAARVVLAQLLTATLTAFTRTGSVRDPLPETAPGSPQEALSVLAGLDHLRSSLSAMDAAWQVTAEQRIRRADEQRGVPAAAQGRGANNEIALARRVSPAASSFSLASARRLVQHMPGTVDALWEGAVTAQQASTVAGALSTASPETCRRIDELIRVSPLTLHGKGHKRLRSNIDEMVQRLEPETSRERAERAARGRHLSMTPLADGMARVSAVLRGIDAVGMMSALQAEAESLRAAGAKTSVPALEADLLVDAVLARREGTASSGTAPAAEAMSTEDAARTSSAASAPDAFEGIVPAEELEATAPSEPPRRPRTTPGIEIGIVITERALFDRDDEAESAHLEGYGSIPAHIVRDTLLGRPPGHLRHDEGDHPDEEVSAFFRRLYVNPRTGDLVGMESRARAFPAGLARMIRWRDSTCRTPWCNARIRHSDHVVPYHRGGPTSYANGQGLCVRCNLLKEHGLWLLEVLTGEASSASVSTASGETSGPAQAPGSADAPPAAWVWTSPHGARGISWRPPLLHSATSTAQEPPSSEADEPPAGSPPEADPPPAPPPA, encoded by the coding sequence ATGGATGCGACGAACAGCGACGGACCCCGCCCCGGTGGTGACGACCCCCGCCGGGACGCCGCCGCGCGGCCGGTGGACGTGCTGGACACGGTCGCCTCCACCCTCACCGAGATCGAGGCCAGCGCAGCCGCGCGCGTGGTCCTCGCCCAGCTCCTCACAGCCACCCTCACCGCCTTCACCCGCACCGGCTCGGTGCGGGATCCGCTGCCGGAGACCGCACCCGGATCCCCGCAGGAGGCCCTCTCCGTGCTCGCGGGGCTCGATCATCTCCGCTCCTCGCTCTCCGCGATGGACGCCGCCTGGCAGGTCACCGCCGAGCAGCGGATCCGCCGCGCGGACGAGCAGCGCGGCGTGCCCGCCGCGGCGCAGGGCAGGGGCGCGAACAACGAGATCGCCCTGGCTCGTCGTGTCTCCCCCGCCGCCTCCTCCTTCTCCCTCGCCTCCGCGCGGCGGCTCGTGCAGCACATGCCGGGCACGGTCGATGCGCTGTGGGAGGGCGCGGTGACGGCACAGCAGGCCTCGACGGTCGCGGGTGCGCTGTCCACGGCATCGCCGGAGACCTGCCGGCGCATCGACGAGCTCATCCGCGTCTCTCCCCTCACCCTGCACGGGAAAGGGCACAAGCGCCTGCGCTCGAACATCGACGAGATGGTCCAGCGGCTCGAGCCGGAGACCTCCCGTGAGCGTGCGGAGCGCGCGGCGAGGGGCCGACACCTGAGCATGACGCCGCTGGCCGACGGGATGGCCCGCGTGAGCGCCGTGCTGCGCGGGATCGACGCCGTGGGCATGATGTCGGCGCTGCAGGCCGAGGCCGAATCGCTGCGCGCCGCCGGGGCGAAGACCTCGGTGCCCGCGCTCGAGGCCGATCTGCTGGTCGACGCCGTCCTCGCCCGGCGCGAGGGCACAGCCTCCTCGGGCACGGCACCTGCCGCCGAGGCGATGAGCACAGAGGATGCAGCACGCACCTCGAGCGCCGCGAGCGCTCCGGACGCCTTCGAGGGCATCGTCCCAGCAGAGGAGCTGGAAGCGACCGCACCCTCGGAGCCTCCCCGACGGCCGCGGACCACGCCGGGGATCGAGATCGGCATCGTCATCACCGAGAGGGCCCTTTTCGACCGCGACGACGAGGCCGAGAGCGCCCATCTGGAGGGCTACGGCAGCATTCCCGCGCACATCGTCCGGGACACGCTCCTGGGCAGACCGCCCGGCCATCTGCGCCATGACGAGGGCGACCATCCCGATGAGGAGGTCTCCGCCTTCTTCCGCCGCCTCTACGTCAACCCCCGCACCGGCGATCTGGTCGGGATGGAGTCACGGGCGCGCGCCTTCCCGGCCGGGCTGGCCCGGATGATCCGGTGGCGGGATTCCACCTGCCGCACCCCCTGGTGCAACGCGCGGATCCGGCACAGCGATCACGTCGTGCCCTACCACCGCGGCGGCCCGACCAGCTACGCGAACGGGCAGGGGCTCTGCGTCCGCTGCAATCTGCTCAAGGAGCACGGGCTGTGGCTGCTCGAGGTGCTCACCGGCGAGGCCTCCTCGGCGTCCGTCTCCACGGCGTCCGGAGAGACCTCGGGGCCTGCACAGGCACCCGGCAGCGCGGACGCACCGCCCGCAGC
- a CDS encoding response regulator containing a CheY-like receiver domain and an HTH DNA-binding domain (PFAM: Response regulator receiver domain; Bacterial regulatory proteins, luxR family) yields the protein MRVLIADDSALIREGLRLVLEDNDHEVAGTAATGTELMVRALELRPDLIISDIRMPPSHTDEGLRAAQEIRREWPEAPIVLLSQYVVVGYATELIESGERSTGYLLKDRVFDISAFLESIERVAAGGVAIDPDVVGQVIASRRRTPLDELTPREREVLELMGEGLTNAGISQRLFISGGAVEKHTQRLFAKLGLSEDASVHRRVTAVLTLLGR from the coding sequence GTGCGGGTCCTGATCGCCGATGATTCCGCGCTGATCCGCGAGGGGCTCCGGCTCGTGCTCGAGGACAACGACCACGAGGTGGCGGGCACCGCCGCGACGGGCACCGAGCTGATGGTCCGTGCGCTCGAGCTGCGGCCGGACCTCATCATCTCCGACATCCGCATGCCGCCCAGCCACACCGACGAGGGGCTGCGCGCCGCCCAGGAGATCCGCCGGGAGTGGCCGGAGGCGCCGATCGTGCTGCTCAGCCAGTACGTGGTGGTGGGGTACGCGACCGAGCTCATCGAATCCGGGGAACGGTCCACGGGGTACCTGCTCAAGGACCGGGTGTTCGACATCAGCGCCTTCCTCGAATCCATCGAGCGGGTGGCGGCCGGCGGGGTCGCGATCGATCCGGACGTCGTGGGCCAGGTGATCGCCTCCCGCCGGCGCACCCCGCTGGACGAGCTCACCCCGCGCGAACGCGAGGTGCTCGAGCTGATGGGCGAGGGCCTGACGAATGCCGGGATCTCGCAGCGGCTGTTCATCAGCGGGGGCGCGGTGGAGAAGCACACTCAGCGCCTGTTCGCGAAGCTCGGGCTCAGCGAGGACGCGAGCGTGCATCGCCGGGTGACGGCGGTGCTCACGCTGCTCGGCCGCTGA
- a CDS encoding signal transduction histidine kinase (PFAM: Histidine kinase; Histidine kinase-, DNA gyrase B-, and HSP90-like ATPase): MTTMPLPDTLDAPPSSTEPSPPSERWSVGAWASRIGRFLAYGFVALLLGAVGFSLLIGLLAAGVSSVVVWVGLPILVAGVHVAHGFAGAERALQRAVLGTELPTPEPVRAPSGAGRIRRLLTPLTDPQKWLDSLWVLVNFLLAMVTFPLALAWTLGAIATIGAPLATLVLDRVLPDVQGDGLGTLLGVPEQYALPADLLLQFAIGLVFLLTLGPVVRGLTALHQGVARGLLSSRHQEQQRLLRTEESRAAGRSAESAALRRLERDLHDGPQQRLVRASMDLARVEALAVKDPEKAQAVLRETREQLGLTLDDLRRLSRGIAPPILVDRGLAAALTELAAISPLPTSIECPALDLPEHVEIGIYYVVSESLTNAAKHSDAGSVVVEVARIGDDARVRIEDDGRGGAEMRTGGGLAGLAGRVASLEGRLTVTSPTEQGTRVEAVIPCGS; this comes from the coding sequence ATGACCACGATGCCCCTGCCCGACACCCTCGACGCCCCTCCCTCCTCCACGGAGCCGTCGCCGCCGTCCGAGCGCTGGTCCGTCGGCGCCTGGGCGTCCCGCATCGGCCGCTTCCTCGCCTACGGGTTCGTCGCCCTGCTGCTGGGAGCCGTCGGCTTCTCCCTCCTCATCGGGCTGCTCGCGGCGGGCGTCTCCTCCGTCGTCGTCTGGGTGGGCCTGCCGATCCTCGTGGCCGGCGTGCACGTGGCCCACGGCTTCGCGGGAGCCGAGCGGGCGCTGCAGCGCGCCGTCCTCGGCACCGAGCTGCCCACCCCGGAGCCGGTGCGCGCCCCGTCGGGCGCCGGCCGGATCCGTCGCCTGCTCACCCCGCTCACCGATCCCCAGAAATGGCTGGATTCGCTGTGGGTGCTGGTCAACTTCCTGCTGGCCATGGTCACCTTCCCGCTGGCGCTCGCCTGGACCCTCGGCGCGATCGCCACGATCGGCGCACCGCTGGCGACGCTCGTGCTGGACCGGGTGCTGCCCGACGTGCAGGGCGACGGCCTCGGCACGCTGCTGGGCGTGCCGGAGCAGTACGCGCTCCCGGCGGATCTGCTCCTGCAGTTCGCCATCGGGCTGGTGTTCCTGCTGACCCTCGGCCCGGTGGTGCGCGGGCTCACGGCCCTGCATCAGGGGGTGGCGCGCGGTCTGCTGAGCTCGCGCCACCAGGAGCAGCAGCGCCTGCTGCGCACCGAGGAGTCGCGCGCCGCCGGCCGCTCCGCCGAATCCGCCGCCCTGCGACGCCTCGAGCGCGACCTGCACGACGGACCGCAGCAGCGCCTGGTGCGCGCCTCGATGGATCTCGCCCGGGTGGAGGCGCTCGCGGTGAAGGATCCCGAGAAGGCGCAGGCCGTGCTGCGCGAGACCCGCGAACAGCTGGGACTCACCCTGGACGACCTGCGCCGGCTCTCCCGGGGCATCGCGCCGCCGATCCTTGTCGATCGCGGCCTCGCCGCCGCGCTCACCGAGCTGGCCGCGATCTCGCCGCTCCCCACCAGCATCGAGTGCCCCGCCCTCGACCTGCCCGAGCACGTCGAGATCGGGATCTACTACGTCGTCTCCGAGTCGCTGACCAATGCGGCCAAACACTCCGACGCCGGGTCGGTGGTCGTGGAGGTGGCGCGGATCGGCGATGATGCCCGGGTGAGGATCGAGGACGACGGGCGCGGCGGCGCCGAGATGCGCACCGGCGGCGGGCTGGCCGGGCTGGCCGGCCGGGTCGCCTCCCTGGAGGGTCGCCTCACGGTGACCTCTCCGACGGAGCAGGGCACGCGGGTCGAGGCGGTGATCCCGTGCGGGTCCTGA
- a CDS encoding transcriptional regulator, ArsR family (PFAM: Bacterial regulatory protein, arsR family): MDAMLQALADGNRRTVLEILRDRPATVGELAEALPIARPGVSRHLRVLRDAGLVEVEQDAQRRIYSLRPAPLAELDEWLGAYRALWEHRLDALHTEIARGKKARR, translated from the coding sequence ATGGATGCGATGCTGCAGGCCCTGGCCGACGGGAATCGACGCACGGTGCTGGAGATCCTCCGGGATCGCCCGGCGACCGTCGGCGAGCTCGCCGAGGCGCTCCCCATCGCCCGGCCGGGGGTGTCACGCCACCTGCGGGTGCTGCGGGACGCCGGACTGGTCGAGGTCGAGCAGGACGCCCAGCGCCGGATCTACAGCCTGCGCCCCGCGCCGCTGGCCGAGCTGGACGAGTGGCTCGGGGCGTATCGCGCGCTCTGGGAGCACCGGCTCGACGCTCTCCACACCGAGATCGCCCGAGGGAAGAAGGCACGGAGATGA
- a CDS encoding nucleoside-diphosphate-sugar epimerase (PFAM: NAD dependent epimerase/dehydratase family), with translation MHHLVIGEGQIGSEVIARALADGDAVTVLRRREVEPSPGLRRIAGDVRDPAALAEALEGADSIQACFHAPYDARQWARDLPPRELAVLDAAAERGIPAVFPESMYGFQGAARDLAEGAAPSPLDAKGAVRIALLSQRRAHPAQTLSIIASDLVGPTTMGTGASVACAMVIEPILAGRRPIVFGAPDAPHTLTFVPDLARAMLHAARHGDRLTAHGEGDAVLHAPSAPARTQQELIRAVSALTGRRPRRPWRIPRWSVRALNGVSTFARELSGISELWYAPCVLRPGVLTSQEGLAPTAWKEAVRLTTALPSAPASASEGAAA, from the coding sequence ATGCACCACCTCGTCATCGGAGAAGGACAGATCGGCAGCGAGGTCATCGCCCGCGCGCTCGCCGACGGGGACGCCGTCACGGTGCTGCGCCGGCGCGAGGTCGAGCCGAGCCCGGGCCTGCGCCGCATCGCGGGGGACGTCCGGGATCCCGCCGCCCTCGCCGAGGCGCTCGAGGGCGCCGACTCGATCCAGGCCTGCTTCCACGCCCCGTACGACGCCCGGCAGTGGGCACGGGACCTGCCTCCGCGGGAGCTCGCGGTGCTGGATGCCGCAGCCGAGCGGGGCATCCCGGCGGTGTTCCCGGAGTCGATGTACGGCTTCCAGGGCGCGGCCCGCGACCTGGCCGAGGGCGCCGCGCCCTCGCCGCTGGACGCCAAGGGCGCGGTGCGGATCGCGCTGCTCTCCCAGCGCCGGGCCCACCCCGCGCAGACGCTCAGCATCATCGCCTCGGATCTCGTGGGACCGACGACGATGGGCACGGGCGCCTCGGTGGCCTGCGCGATGGTGATCGAACCGATCCTCGCCGGGCGTCGCCCGATCGTGTTCGGCGCGCCCGACGCGCCGCACACCCTCACCTTCGTCCCGGACCTCGCGCGGGCGATGCTCCACGCCGCCCGCCATGGGGACCGGCTGACGGCGCACGGCGAGGGCGATGCGGTCCTGCACGCCCCGTCGGCCCCCGCGCGGACCCAGCAGGAGCTGATCCGGGCCGTCTCGGCGCTGACCGGACGGCGCCCCCGCCGGCCGTGGCGGATCCCCCGCTGGTCGGTCCGCGCCCTGAACGGGGTGAGCACCTTCGCGCGCGAGCTGTCCGGGATCTCCGAGCTCTGGTACGCGCCGTGCGTGCTGCGGCCCGGGGTGCTCACCTCGCAGGAGGGGCTCGCACCGACGGCGTGGAAGGAGGCCGTGCGCCTCACCACTGCCCTGCCGAGCGCACCGGCGAGCGCCTCGGAGGGCGCCGCCGCGTGA
- a CDS encoding transcriptional regulator, tetR family (PFAM: Bacterial regulatory proteins, tetR family) produces MSADHPPHSAPRPGSRVAARERTMARIIELGNAQLREHGAAELSVREIARGLGMVSSAIYRYVTSRDELLTLLIVDAFEDLAGTVENAVEQAAGEERAGGPRARFLALGDAMSAWAIAHPERWTLLYGTPVRGYAAPAERTNDAGTRVIRAVLAIAADAHAQGGPPGAETGRGAAGADLPPGVTALLEDHVDEFGIATPAHAAFEALTAWSSLVGAISVHVFGQLGPDAVAVGEQILAAQVRRLADLIAPR; encoded by the coding sequence ATGTCTGCTGATCACCCGCCCCACAGCGCCCCTCGCCCGGGCTCCCGCGTCGCCGCTCGGGAGAGGACCATGGCGCGCATCATCGAGCTCGGCAACGCACAGCTGCGCGAGCACGGGGCGGCGGAGCTGAGCGTCCGCGAGATCGCACGAGGGCTGGGCATGGTCTCCTCGGCGATCTACCGCTACGTGACCAGCCGGGACGAGCTGCTCACGCTGCTCATCGTCGACGCCTTCGAGGACCTCGCCGGCACGGTCGAGAACGCCGTCGAGCAGGCCGCGGGGGAGGAGCGGGCCGGGGGCCCGCGAGCACGATTCCTCGCCCTCGGCGACGCGATGAGCGCCTGGGCGATCGCGCACCCTGAGCGCTGGACGCTGCTGTACGGCACCCCGGTGCGCGGCTACGCGGCCCCTGCGGAGAGGACCAACGACGCGGGGACGCGCGTGATCCGGGCGGTGCTCGCCATCGCGGCGGACGCCCACGCGCAGGGCGGCCCGCCGGGCGCGGAGACGGGGCGAGGCGCAGCAGGGGCCGACCTCCCGCCGGGCGTCACCGCGCTGCTCGAGGACCACGTGGACGAGTTCGGGATCGCCACCCCCGCGCACGCGGCGTTCGAGGCGCTCACCGCGTGGAGCAGTCTCGTCGGTGCGATCAGCGTCCACGTGTTCGGCCAGCTCGGCCCCGATGCCGTCGCCGTCGGCGAGCAGATCCTCGCTGCTCAGGTGCGGAGGCTCGCGGACCTCATCGCCCCTCGCTGA
- a CDS encoding methylase involved in ubiquinone/menaquinone biosynthesis (PFAM: Methyltransferase domain), with translation MDQRTEDGSAGDADYGAIGSAYSRYRRPDPRIAAVIADALGESRTVLNVGAGTGSYEPQGREVTAVEPSAAMRAQRPEHLPRAVDATAEQLPFADGDFDAAMATFSVHQWKDPAAGLREMRRVTRGPVVVLTCDPRRVEEFWLAEYAPEILAAEARRYPALEDLAAGLGGRVSTSTVLIPQGCTDGFTEAYYGRPESLLDAEAQLACSAWNLVEPAVIDRFTRHLAAHLLDGTWDAAHGALRTRPRYEGSLVLLVSQP, from the coding sequence ATGGACCAGCGCACAGAGGACGGCAGCGCGGGCGACGCGGACTACGGAGCCATCGGCTCCGCGTACTCGAGATATCGCCGCCCGGACCCGCGGATCGCGGCCGTGATCGCCGATGCGCTCGGCGAGTCCCGCACCGTGCTCAACGTCGGTGCCGGCACCGGCTCCTACGAGCCGCAGGGCCGCGAGGTCACCGCCGTCGAGCCCTCGGCCGCGATGCGCGCCCAGCGCCCGGAGCATCTGCCCCGCGCCGTGGATGCGACCGCCGAGCAGCTCCCCTTCGCCGACGGCGACTTCGATGCCGCGATGGCCACCTTCAGCGTCCATCAGTGGAAGGACCCCGCCGCCGGGCTGCGTGAGATGCGGCGGGTGACCCGCGGACCCGTCGTGGTCCTCACCTGCGATCCGCGGCGCGTCGAGGAGTTCTGGCTGGCCGAGTACGCCCCCGAGATCCTCGCGGCCGAGGCGCGCCGCTACCCCGCGCTCGAGGATCTCGCCGCCGGGCTCGGGGGCCGGGTCTCGACGAGCACCGTGCTGATCCCGCAGGGATGCACCGACGGATTCACCGAGGCTTACTACGGCCGGCCCGAGAGCCTGCTCGATGCGGAGGCGCAGCTGGCCTGCTCGGCGTGGAACCTCGTCGAACCGGCGGTCATCGACCGCTTCACGCGGCACCTCGCCGCCCATCTGCTCGACGGCACCTGGGATGCCGCGCACGGAGCGCTGCGCACCCGGCCGCGCTACGAGGGATCGCTCGTGCTGCTGGTCTCGCAGCCCTGA
- a CDS encoding dihydroxyacid dehydratase (PFAM: Dehydratase family~TIGRFAM: dihydroxy-acid dehydratase): MDADDETTAPATTRDSAPDIKPRSRQVTDGLGATVSRGMLRAVGMGDADWDKPQIGIASSWNEITPCNLSLDRLAQAAKEGVHSGGGYPLQFGTISVSDGISMGHDGMHYSLVSRDLIADSVETVMSAERLDGSVLLAGCDKSLPGMLMAAARLDLASVFVYAGTIMPGRVSLSTGEEKDVTIIDGFEAVGACARGLMSREDVGRIERSICPGEGACGGYYTANTMSTVAEAIGMSIPGSATPPSADRRRDADARRAGEAVVGMLRQGITSHDIMSKAAFENAIAVVQAFGGSTNAVLHLLAIAHEAEVDLTLDDFARIGAKVPHLADLKPYGRYVMNDVDHVGGIQVVMKTLLDEGLLDGDCLTVTGRTIAENLEVLQPRPADGTVLRPASAPIAPTGGITILHGSLAPEGAVVKSAGFEEDVFEGTARVFEREQHALDALNDGTIDHGDVVVIRYEGPKGGPGMREMLAITGAIKGAGLGKDVLLMTDGRFSGGTTGLCVGHIAPEAVDGGPIAVVRDGDRIRLDVSTGALDLLVDEEELAARWEGWEPLPPKFTKGVLGKYVQLVKSASRGAILGE; this comes from the coding sequence ATGGACGCCGACGACGAGACCACTGCCCCTGCCACCACTCGGGATTCCGCCCCCGACATCAAACCGCGCAGCCGCCAGGTCACCGACGGCCTGGGCGCGACGGTCTCGCGCGGCATGCTGCGCGCGGTGGGCATGGGTGACGCTGACTGGGACAAGCCGCAGATCGGCATCGCCAGCTCCTGGAACGAGATCACCCCCTGCAACCTGTCGCTGGACCGCCTCGCGCAGGCGGCGAAGGAGGGGGTGCATTCCGGCGGCGGCTACCCGCTGCAGTTCGGCACCATCTCCGTCTCCGACGGCATCTCCATGGGGCACGACGGCATGCACTACTCGCTCGTCTCCCGCGACCTGATCGCCGACAGCGTCGAGACGGTGATGAGCGCCGAGCGGCTCGACGGCTCGGTGCTGCTGGCCGGCTGCGACAAGTCCCTGCCCGGCATGCTGATGGCCGCGGCCCGTCTGGACCTGGCCAGCGTGTTCGTCTATGCGGGCACGATCATGCCGGGCCGGGTCTCCCTCTCCACCGGAGAGGAGAAGGACGTGACGATCATCGACGGCTTCGAGGCCGTCGGCGCCTGCGCGCGCGGGCTGATGAGCCGGGAGGACGTCGGCCGCATCGAGCGCTCGATCTGCCCGGGCGAGGGCGCCTGCGGCGGCTACTACACGGCCAACACCATGTCGACGGTCGCCGAGGCCATCGGCATGTCGATCCCCGGCTCCGCCACTCCCCCCTCGGCCGATCGCCGCCGCGACGCGGACGCACGGCGCGCGGGCGAGGCCGTGGTCGGCATGCTCCGCCAGGGCATCACCAGCCACGACATCATGAGCAAGGCCGCCTTCGAGAACGCGATCGCGGTGGTCCAGGCCTTCGGCGGCTCGACCAACGCGGTGCTGCACCTGCTCGCGATCGCGCACGAGGCGGAGGTGGACCTCACCCTGGACGACTTCGCCCGGATCGGCGCGAAGGTCCCCCACCTCGCCGATCTCAAGCCCTACGGCCGTTACGTGATGAACGACGTCGACCACGTGGGCGGCATCCAGGTGGTGATGAAGACGCTGCTGGACGAGGGCCTGCTGGACGGGGACTGCCTGACGGTCACCGGGCGCACGATCGCCGAGAACCTCGAGGTGCTGCAGCCGCGGCCGGCCGACGGCACGGTGCTGCGCCCGGCCTCGGCGCCGATCGCCCCCACCGGCGGCATCACGATCCTGCACGGCTCCCTGGCGCCCGAGGGCGCGGTGGTGAAGTCCGCCGGCTTCGAGGAGGACGTCTTCGAGGGCACGGCGCGCGTGTTCGAGCGCGAGCAGCACGCCCTGGATGCCCTGAACGACGGCACCATCGACCACGGCGACGTGGTGGTGATCCGCTACGAGGGCCCCAAGGGCGGGCCCGGCATGCGCGAGATGCTCGCGATCACCGGCGCGATCAAGGGCGCGGGCCTGGGCAAGGACGTGCTGCTGATGACCGACGGACGCTTCTCCGGCGGCACCACCGGGCTGTGCGTCGGGCACATCGCGCCCGAGGCCGTGGACGGCGGCCCGATCGCCGTCGTGCGGGACGGGGACCGGATCCGCCTGGACGTGAGCACCGGGGCGCTCGACCTGCTCGTGGATGAGGAGGAGCTGGCCGCCCGCTGGGAGGGCTGGGAGCCGCTGCCGCCGAAGTTCACCAAGGGCGTGCTGGGCAAGTACGTGCAGCTGGTGAAGTCCGCGTCCCGCGGAGCGATCCTCGGGGAGTGA